A DNA window from Rossellomorea marisflavi contains the following coding sequences:
- a CDS encoding S1 domain-containing RNA-binding protein produces MSIEVGSKLQGKVTGITNFGAFVELAEGTTGLVHISEVADNYVKDINEHLKVGDEVTVKVINVEKDGKIGLSIRKAKDQPQRPQRPQRPQRPRNNKPADTRTKENFEQKMARFLKDSEDRLSSLKKNTESRRGGRGAKRG; encoded by the coding sequence ATGTCAATTGAAGTAGGCAGCAAGTTACAGGGTAAGGTAACAGGAATTACAAATTTCGGAGCGTTCGTGGAATTAGCAGAAGGTACGACGGGGCTGGTTCACATCAGTGAAGTAGCCGACAATTATGTCAAAGACATCAACGAGCACCTTAAAGTTGGAGACGAAGTCACAGTTAAGGTTATCAACGTTGAGAAAGATGGAAAGATCGGCTTGTCCATCCGTAAAGCTAAAGACCAACCACAACGCCCACAGCGCCCGCAACGTCCTCAACGCCCACGCAATAACAAACCGGCTGACACCCGTACGAAGGAAAACTTCGAACAAAAGATGGCGCGCTTCTTGAAAGACAGTGAAGACCGCTTATCTTCCTTGAAAAAAAATACAGAGTCTCGCCGTGGTGGAAGGGGAGCAAAAAGAGGGTAA
- the hpt gene encoding hypoxanthine phosphoribosyltransferase: MLNQDIEKVLISEEELQEKIKALGAELTDAYQDKFPLAIGVLKGAMPFMADLCKRIDAHMEMDFMDVSSYGSSTVSSGEVKIVKDLDTKVEGRDILIIEDIIDSGLTLSYLVELFRYRKAKSISIVTLLDKPTGRKADIKADYVGFIVPDEFVVGYGLDYAERYRNLPYIGVLKPAVYTTGE, translated from the coding sequence TTGTTAAATCAGGATATTGAAAAGGTACTTATTTCAGAAGAAGAACTTCAAGAAAAGATCAAAGCGCTGGGTGCTGAACTGACGGATGCCTATCAAGATAAGTTTCCACTTGCAATCGGCGTACTGAAAGGCGCGATGCCATTCATGGCGGATCTGTGCAAGCGCATCGATGCCCATATGGAAATGGACTTCATGGATGTGTCCAGCTACGGCAGTTCCACTGTCTCTTCAGGAGAGGTAAAGATCGTCAAAGACCTCGATACGAAAGTGGAAGGGCGCGACATCCTGATTATCGAAGATATCATCGACAGCGGCTTGACGCTGAGCTATCTTGTCGAACTGTTCCGCTACCGTAAGGCAAAATCAATCAGCATCGTCACTCTGCTCGATAAGCCAACGGGACGCAAAGCAGACATCAAGGCAGATTATGTAGGCTTCATCGTACCGGATGAGTTCGTTGTCGGTTATGGCCTTGATTATGCGGAAAGATACCGTAACCTCCCTTACATCGGAGTACTGAAACCAGCGGTGTATACAACAGGGGAATAA
- a CDS encoding protein kinase domain-containing protein has product MMNNTSKKPFNLPPGTTITGKWHGASYTIMRELGYGANGIVYLVRDGHGYQALKMSDNNVTITSEVNVLKAFSKLQGTPLGPGLMDVDDWEYRGKKIPFYTMEYIQGPTLLSFVQGKGFSWTGVLVAQLLADLERIHQAGWVFGDLKPENLIVTGAPHRIRCIDVGGTTIQGRAIKEFTEFFDRGYWIGGSRRAEPSYDLFAVGMILINLAYPNRFPKRENGQLQQLKLAVEGKDSLRKYRGTIFGALEGTFSSAQEMREDLLRGISRSANHGPAKKQAHKPAAARKTPQVSPKKPAKQSRASRSLETVLIILIVGLIYFLYIYGELL; this is encoded by the coding sequence ATGATGAACAATACTTCGAAGAAACCATTTAATCTTCCACCCGGTACGACCATAACAGGGAAATGGCATGGGGCTTCTTATACCATTATGAGAGAGCTCGGATACGGGGCCAATGGAATCGTGTATCTGGTCAGGGACGGGCACGGCTACCAGGCCCTCAAAATGAGCGATAATAATGTGACCATTACATCCGAAGTGAACGTACTCAAAGCCTTTTCCAAACTTCAGGGTACCCCTCTCGGCCCAGGGCTCATGGATGTGGATGACTGGGAATACAGGGGTAAGAAGATCCCTTTTTATACGATGGAATACATCCAGGGTCCTACGCTTCTCTCCTTCGTACAGGGAAAGGGGTTCTCCTGGACGGGTGTCCTCGTAGCACAGCTCCTTGCCGACCTGGAGCGGATCCATCAGGCAGGATGGGTATTTGGGGATCTGAAACCCGAGAATCTGATTGTCACCGGCGCACCCCATCGGATCAGGTGTATCGATGTGGGGGGCACGACCATTCAGGGACGCGCCATCAAGGAATTCACGGAGTTCTTCGACAGGGGCTACTGGATAGGGGGGTCCCGCAGGGCGGAACCCAGCTATGATCTATTCGCTGTCGGGATGATCCTGATCAACCTTGCCTATCCGAACCGATTTCCCAAGCGTGAGAACGGCCAGCTGCAGCAGCTTAAGCTTGCAGTTGAAGGAAAGGACAGCCTGAGGAAGTATCGGGGAACGATCTTCGGTGCATTGGAGGGGACTTTTTCCTCCGCTCAGGAAATGAGAGAGGACCTTCTAAGGGGCATTTCCCGCTCAGCCAATCACGGTCCGGCTAAGAAACAGGCACACAAGCCTGCGGCAGCCCGGAAGACACCCCAAGTTTCTCCGAAGAAGCCGGCTAAACAATCAAGGGCAAGCAGATCCTTGGAGACTGTCCTTATCATCCTCATTGTGGGGTTGATCTATTTCCTCTACATCTACGGGGAACTGTTGTAG
- a CDS encoding RNA-binding S4 domain-containing protein codes for MRLDKFLKVSRLIKRRTLAKEVADQGRISINGTQAKASSNVKVGDELSVRFGQKVMRVKIERLLETTKKEEASGLYTVLSEERVNQEEE; via the coding sequence ATGAGGCTGGATAAGTTTTTGAAGGTATCACGTCTGATCAAACGGAGGACCCTTGCCAAGGAAGTGGCCGACCAGGGAAGGATCTCCATCAATGGAACCCAGGCCAAAGCAAGCTCCAATGTAAAAGTCGGGGATGAGCTCAGTGTGAGGTTTGGGCAAAAGGTCATGAGGGTAAAGATTGAAAGGCTTTTAGAGACGACGAAAAAGGAAGAAGCAAGCGGCCTGTATACGGTCCTTTCAGAGGAAAGGGTCAACCAGGAGGAAGAGTGA
- the tilS gene encoding tRNA lysidine(34) synthetase TilS, which produces MHRLIEKGDRLLVAVSGGPDSLALLHFLHALREELDVEVAAAHVDHMFRGRESYDDLLFVEGFCKDRDIPFFGERINIPAMMKTEKGSLQEMARKARYAYLEQVMTTYGGNKLALGHHGDDQIETILMKWTRGAGGKGRAGIPFRRPFSTGEIIRPFLSVTKADILDYCERERLSPRIDPSNRKDTYTRNRFRSRVLPFLKEENPNVHRNFQQFSEESLEDEEFLEELTRVKLNKVWKVEEDFSTLDIKRFLQMAQPLQRRAINLILNYLYKLKPASLSSIHIYDVLRLLKGENPNAQLDLPSGLRLQRLIRHVIFTSGTFPEVHTILNWKSIHRSTFRPESGFRSCPRRDMCRMTGMKRSM; this is translated from the coding sequence ATGCATCGATTAATCGAAAAAGGAGACCGGCTCCTCGTTGCCGTTTCGGGTGGCCCTGATTCCCTGGCCCTTCTCCATTTTCTTCATGCACTTCGGGAAGAACTGGACGTGGAAGTCGCCGCGGCCCATGTGGATCACATGTTCAGGGGGCGGGAATCATATGATGATCTGTTGTTCGTCGAAGGGTTCTGCAAGGATCGGGACATCCCCTTTTTTGGGGAGCGCATCAATATACCGGCTATGATGAAAACGGAAAAAGGCAGCCTTCAGGAGATGGCCAGAAAGGCACGCTATGCGTATCTTGAGCAGGTGATGACCACATACGGAGGCAACAAACTTGCACTTGGGCATCACGGGGACGATCAGATTGAAACGATCCTGATGAAGTGGACGAGGGGAGCAGGCGGCAAGGGCCGTGCCGGCATCCCGTTCAGGCGCCCTTTCTCAACGGGGGAGATCATCCGGCCGTTCCTTTCGGTGACCAAGGCCGATATCCTGGATTACTGCGAACGGGAGCGGCTATCCCCGAGGATCGATCCAAGCAATCGCAAGGATACATATACAAGGAATCGATTCCGCTCCAGGGTGCTGCCCTTCTTGAAGGAAGAGAATCCGAATGTCCATCGGAATTTCCAACAATTCAGTGAAGAATCATTGGAAGACGAAGAGTTTTTGGAGGAATTGACCAGGGTAAAGTTGAATAAGGTATGGAAGGTGGAGGAGGATTTTTCCACTCTTGATATCAAACGCTTTCTCCAGATGGCTCAGCCTTTACAAAGAAGAGCGATTAATCTAATATTAAACTATCTTTATAAACTTAAACCCGCTTCTTTATCGTCTATACATATTTACGATGTATTACGTCTGTTAAAGGGGGAGAATCCCAATGCCCAATTGGATTTACCCTCGGGCTTAAGGTTACAAAGGCTTATCAGACATGTTATTTTCACTTCGGGAACCTTTCCGGAGGTCCATACTATTTTGAACTGGAAATCCATTCATCGATCGACCTTCCGACCGGAATCCGGATTTCGCTCATGCCCTCGCCGGGATATGTGCAGGATGACGGGGATGAAACGATCCATGTGA
- a CDS encoding VWA domain-containing protein, with product MKEEETLMKAGTLRQILLITDGCSNQGEDPIAMAALAKEQGISVNVIGVMDNDVIDQNGMVEIEGIALSGGGVSQVVYAQQLSQTVQMVTRKAMTQTLQGVINKELKSILGKSASMEELPPEQRGEVMEVVDELGESVDMEVLILVDTSASMKHKLPTVKEALLDLSLSLNARMGDNKFSVFVFPGKRQDVEKLLDWTPRLETLSSIFSKLSPGGITPTGPAISEAITHFKKKRSLRGLLSRGDDEQYFEETI from the coding sequence ATGAAGGAGGAGGAGACTCTTATGAAAGCAGGTACACTTCGTCAGATTCTATTGATCACGGATGGATGCTCCAATCAGGGGGAAGACCCCATTGCCATGGCCGCGTTAGCAAAGGAACAGGGAATCTCCGTCAATGTCATCGGCGTCATGGACAATGACGTCATCGATCAAAACGGAATGGTGGAGATCGAGGGGATCGCTCTATCAGGAGGAGGGGTCAGTCAGGTCGTTTATGCCCAGCAGCTTTCCCAAACCGTCCAGATGGTCACGCGGAAGGCGATGACCCAGACGCTCCAGGGCGTCATCAATAAAGAGCTGAAGTCGATCCTCGGGAAATCGGCCTCCATGGAGGAGCTCCCCCCGGAACAACGCGGTGAAGTGATGGAAGTAGTGGATGAACTGGGTGAATCGGTGGATATGGAAGTGTTGATCCTTGTCGATACGTCTGCAAGCATGAAGCACAAGCTTCCCACTGTGAAGGAAGCGCTATTGGACCTGTCCCTCAGCTTGAATGCCAGAATGGGAGATAACAAATTTTCCGTTTTCGTATTTCCCGGGAAACGACAAGATGTCGAAAAATTACTGGACTGGACCCCGCGTCTAGAAACCTTATCAAGTATATTCTCGAAACTTTCCCCAGGAGGCATCACACCGACGGGGCCGGCGATTTCAGAGGCAATCACCCATTTCAAGAAAAAACGTTCACTAAGGGGACTGCTCTCTCGTGGCGATGATGAACAATACTTCGAAGAAACCATTTAA
- a CDS encoding FtsB family cell division protein → MGRNVTPMENEYVRQQENKHKASSKRKKRLVRRLSVFFVLAIAITGFMVSTLISRAQVLEDKKAEKVQLEKNLEALKEKQTALEEEIVKLNDDDYIAKLARRDYFLSDNGEIIFNIPESGKDKEN, encoded by the coding sequence ATGGGAAGAAACGTCACTCCGATGGAGAATGAATATGTCCGCCAGCAGGAAAACAAGCATAAAGCATCCTCTAAAAGAAAAAAACGTTTAGTCCGCCGTCTTTCCGTGTTCTTTGTCCTAGCAATCGCCATCACAGGATTTATGGTCTCGACGCTCATTTCCAGGGCTCAGGTGCTTGAAGACAAGAAAGCAGAAAAGGTGCAGCTCGAGAAAAACCTCGAGGCATTGAAAGAAAAACAAACGGCATTAGAGGAAGAAATCGTTAAATTGAATGATGATGATTATATCGCCAAACTGGCCAGGCGTGATTATTTCCTATCGGATAATGGAGAGATTATCTTTAATATTCCAGAATCAGGTAAGGATAAAGAAAACTAA
- the mazG gene encoding nucleoside triphosphate pyrophosphohydrolase, which translates to MSHTITVIGLGAGDLDQIPMGVYKQLKKEQHLFLRTKEHPVVKELESEGMTYTSFDAVYEKHERFEAVYEEIVQELVDASMEYPVLYAVPGHPLVAEKTVQLLLDLRENGEAEVVIGGGQSFLDALFASVGADPIDGFQLLDGTSLSVHDIQMTQQLIIGQVYDGFIASEVKLTLMELYPYDYEVMLVTAAGSSEEKVERLPLVELDRAAQLSNLTSLYVPAVKDRSQRYKQYSALREIISTLRGPDGCPWDREQTHQSLKKYLIEETYELLEAIDEDDIDHMVEELGDVLLQVLLHAQIGEDEGMFNMEEVMEGLSSKMVRRHPHVFGDVEVGNSEEVKANWAEIKKQEKGVESQPPLLKGVAKGAPALMKAYEYQKKAAGVGFDWDNVKGAWEKVWEELKEFEQEAENGSEQDRKQEFGDVLFALVNVSRFYRIHPEEALSMTNSKFYHRFSHVEERVKESGKSFEEHSLEELDAFWDEAKNQSH; encoded by the coding sequence ATGAGCCATACCATCACAGTCATCGGACTCGGTGCAGGGGATCTTGATCAGATCCCCATGGGTGTATATAAACAGTTGAAAAAAGAACAGCATCTTTTCCTCCGTACAAAGGAACATCCTGTCGTGAAGGAATTGGAATCGGAAGGGATGACCTATACATCCTTCGATGCCGTATACGAAAAGCACGAGCGCTTTGAAGCGGTATACGAAGAGATTGTACAGGAGCTTGTGGACGCTTCCATGGAGTATCCTGTCCTCTATGCGGTTCCGGGACATCCCCTCGTGGCAGAGAAGACCGTACAGCTTCTCCTGGACCTCCGGGAGAATGGCGAAGCAGAGGTCGTGATCGGAGGGGGGCAAAGCTTCCTCGATGCCCTGTTTGCTTCCGTGGGTGCCGATCCCATCGATGGCTTCCAGCTGCTTGACGGGACGAGCCTCAGCGTCCACGATATCCAGATGACGCAGCAGCTCATCATCGGGCAGGTGTACGACGGCTTCATCGCCTCGGAAGTCAAACTGACGCTCATGGAGCTTTATCCATATGATTACGAAGTCATGCTTGTAACGGCGGCCGGAAGCTCAGAAGAGAAGGTGGAGCGACTTCCCCTTGTGGAGCTCGATCGTGCTGCACAGCTAAGCAATCTCACCAGCCTGTATGTACCTGCGGTAAAAGATCGATCTCAGCGATACAAGCAGTACAGCGCCCTGAGGGAAATCATTTCGACTTTGAGGGGACCGGACGGATGTCCGTGGGACCGTGAGCAGACCCATCAGTCCCTGAAGAAATACTTGATCGAAGAAACATACGAGCTCTTGGAAGCGATTGATGAGGATGACATCGATCATATGGTTGAAGAATTGGGTGACGTCCTGCTCCAGGTCCTCCTCCATGCCCAGATCGGGGAAGATGAAGGAATGTTCAATATGGAGGAAGTAATGGAAGGACTGTCATCCAAAATGGTGCGGAGGCATCCTCACGTTTTCGGTGATGTCGAGGTCGGGAATTCGGAAGAAGTCAAAGCGAACTGGGCAGAAATCAAGAAGCAGGAAAAAGGCGTAGAGAGCCAGCCGCCGCTTCTAAAAGGTGTCGCCAAAGGGGCACCTGCCCTAATGAAGGCCTACGAATATCAGAAAAAGGCGGCAGGTGTCGGCTTTGATTGGGACAACGTCAAGGGTGCCTGGGAAAAAGTATGGGAAGAACTGAAGGAATTCGAACAGGAAGCCGAGAATGGAAGTGAACAGGACCGGAAGCAGGAGTTCGGTGACGTCCTGTTCGCCCTCGTGAATGTGTCAAGATTTTACCGCATTCACCCTGAAGAGGCCTTGTCCATGACCAATTCAAAGTTCTATCACCGATTCTCCCACGTGGAAGAACGGGTAAAAGAATCAGGGAAATCATTCGAAGAGCATTCCCTTGAAGAGCTGGATGCATTTTGGGATGAAGCGAAGAATCAATCACATTAA
- the yabQ gene encoding spore cortex biosynthesis protein YabQ, which produces MTLTTQFYTMLSMIGMGALFGASLDTYHRFLNRSQRKRWFVFINDVLFWVLQALAMFYILFVVNFGEIRVYIFVALLCGFAAYQALFKTLYTNLLERLIRFTISFYRFLVKMGQKLIYSPVKWIMFMLLAVILWLLKTVYAIIRFVIRTAWRIVYGILKVALAPIWWIFRTIWKLLPNHLTKRVDKLYNKMAGIMKSNGKKVYTWIRKWTIKKNKK; this is translated from the coding sequence ATGACACTCACCACCCAATTCTATACGATGCTCTCCATGATCGGCATGGGGGCATTATTCGGGGCGTCCTTGGACACGTACCATCGATTTCTCAACAGGAGCCAGCGGAAGCGCTGGTTCGTCTTCATCAATGATGTCCTGTTCTGGGTCCTGCAGGCCCTCGCCATGTTTTACATTTTATTTGTCGTAAACTTCGGCGAGATCAGGGTGTACATATTCGTGGCCCTGCTCTGTGGATTCGCGGCGTATCAGGCGCTTTTCAAGACCTTGTATACGAACCTGCTGGAGAGGCTCATCCGCTTCACGATTTCCTTTTACCGCTTCTTGGTGAAGATGGGTCAAAAGCTCATCTATTCACCGGTGAAATGGATCATGTTCATGCTTCTTGCAGTTATCCTCTGGCTACTGAAAACGGTATATGCCATCATCCGATTTGTCATCAGGACAGCATGGCGGATCGTATATGGAATACTGAAGGTCGCATTGGCTCCGATCTGGTGGATTTTTCGAACAATATGGAAACTATTGCCGAACCATCTTACAAAAAGAGTCGATAAGTTATATAATAAAATGGCAGGAATTATGAAGTCTAATGGCAAAAAAGTATATACATGGATCCGGAAATGGACCATTAAAAAAAATAAAAAATGA
- the yabP gene encoding sporulation protein YabP translates to MNQYHDGNKEKAVFQEHDVMMRGRKLLDITGVKQVESFDNEEFLLETVMGFLSVRGQNLQMKNLDVDKGIVSIKGKVFDLVYLDEQSGEKAKGFFSKLFR, encoded by the coding sequence ATGAATCAATATCATGATGGCAATAAAGAAAAGGCAGTCTTTCAGGAACATGATGTCATGATGAGGGGACGCAAACTCCTCGATATCACGGGAGTCAAGCAGGTGGAGAGCTTTGATAATGAAGAGTTCCTTCTGGAGACGGTCATGGGCTTTTTATCCGTCCGTGGGCAAAACCTCCAGATGAAGAATCTTGATGTGGATAAGGGAATCGTCTCGATCAAAGGGAAGGTGTTCGACCTCGTCTATCTTGATGAACAAAGCGGGGAGAAAGCTAAAGGTTTCTTTAGCAAGCTGTTTCGATGA
- the tilS gene encoding tRNA lysidine(34) synthetase TilS: protein MNRDQVTLPLIVRTRESGDRMKVKGMEGTKKLKTLFIDEKIPLHLRDRWPVVTDSEGRILWVPGLRKSVYDTGEGREDSLVLQVKSNHLLGGS, encoded by the coding sequence GTGAACAGGGATCAAGTCACCCTTCCGCTGATTGTACGCACGAGGGAATCAGGGGATCGCATGAAGGTGAAAGGGATGGAGGGCACGAAGAAGCTAAAGACCCTTTTCATCGATGAAAAAATCCCTTTGCATCTTAGGGATCGGTGGCCGGTCGTCACTGATTCTGAAGGCAGGATCCTTTGGGTTCCCGGATTAAGGAAGTCCGTTTACGATACGGGAGAGGGACGCGAGGATAGTTTAGTGTTACAAGTCAAGAGCAATCATCTTCTAGGAGGCAGTTGA
- the spoIIE gene encoding stage II sporulation protein E, whose product MGKADQTIIEPVQNVDIEQTRVEMSKGIKSIYSKLEWLFIEKGLALFVIGFLLGRALILSHLTPFALPFFAAVYLVRREKSPIALMGLLAGAVTLSFSSISYTFATAIIFLLAFRLTQKFHQNDMKIVSFYVLFSVAFVKLGFDYVQQGQVLTLYNGVMALIEAFLAFLLTYIFIQSVPFVTVQRRRRSLKTEEVVSLIILLASIMTGTIGWAFQGLSVEHILSRYLVLLFSFVAGATVGSTVGVVTGLVFSLASVASFQQMSLLAFAGLLGGLMKEGKKFGAAIGLLIATLLMGMYGDNSMVLTTTLYESGVAIVLLFLTPQSLVKRIAKHIPGTAEYHQEQQGYMRKVRDVTASRVTQFSSVFQALSNSFQQVEEKMKMEEVEDKEFDYFLSNVTEKTCQTCFKKDQCWARNFDKTYNMMKEVMTEYDQGRVPLSSRLSREVEKHCTREKKLKETIYQELTFYQANLKLKKQVQESRKLVADQLLGVSEVMGNFAKEIQRERENHYLQEEQILASIGEFGIEIDHIEIYNLEQGNVDIDMVIPYSGGHGEGEKLIAPMLSDILGENIVVQKEDCSQFPNGQCHVTFQSAKKFVVDTGVSHAAKGGGLVSGDSYSMIELGRGKYAVAISDGMGNGERAHYESNETLRLLKKILESGIEEQVAIKSINSILSLRTNDEIFSTLDLAMIDLQNASSRFLKIGSTPSFIKRNDQIMKIEASNLPMGMLQQDFDVDVVSEQLKAGDLLIMMSDGAFEGPKHVENYDVWMKRKIKELQTDEPQEVADILMEEVIRSSSGMIDDDMTIVVSKINHNIPKWSSIPIQKSRQKKQIS is encoded by the coding sequence ATGGGGAAAGCTGATCAAACAATCATCGAACCTGTTCAGAACGTAGACATCGAACAAACGAGGGTCGAGATGTCCAAGGGGATCAAATCGATTTATTCGAAGCTGGAGTGGCTCTTCATTGAAAAGGGACTGGCTCTGTTTGTGATTGGCTTTTTACTGGGAAGGGCATTGATTCTCTCTCATCTTACACCCTTTGCCCTGCCGTTCTTTGCAGCTGTCTATCTTGTCCGAAGGGAAAAATCGCCCATTGCGCTCATGGGTCTGCTGGCCGGAGCTGTCACCTTATCCTTCTCCAGTATCAGTTATACGTTCGCAACGGCAATTATATTCCTCCTTGCGTTCCGGCTGACGCAAAAATTCCACCAGAATGATATGAAGATCGTATCCTTTTACGTCCTCTTTTCCGTTGCTTTCGTCAAGCTCGGCTTTGATTACGTCCAGCAGGGGCAGGTTCTCACCCTTTATAATGGAGTGATGGCACTCATCGAGGCGTTCCTTGCTTTCCTCCTTACCTATATCTTCATCCAAAGCGTTCCGTTCGTCACCGTCCAAAGGAGAAGGAGGTCCCTGAAGACGGAGGAAGTCGTCAGCCTGATCATCCTTCTTGCTTCCATCATGACCGGAACCATCGGTTGGGCCTTTCAGGGGCTGTCTGTTGAGCATATCCTCTCAAGGTATCTTGTCCTCCTGTTCTCCTTTGTCGCAGGAGCGACGGTCGGCTCGACGGTTGGCGTCGTCACAGGGCTTGTGTTCAGTCTTGCCAGTGTGGCGAGCTTTCAACAAATGAGCCTTCTTGCTTTTGCGGGCCTTCTCGGGGGCTTGATGAAGGAAGGGAAGAAGTTCGGAGCTGCCATCGGGTTGCTCATTGCCACCCTCCTTATGGGGATGTACGGTGATAACAGTATGGTACTGACGACCACCCTTTATGAGTCAGGGGTGGCGATCGTGCTTTTATTCCTCACGCCCCAGAGCCTGGTCAAGCGGATCGCCAAGCATATCCCGGGCACGGCCGAGTACCATCAGGAGCAGCAAGGCTATATGCGCAAGGTGCGGGACGTGACGGCAAGCCGCGTCACGCAGTTCTCTTCTGTCTTCCAGGCACTTTCGAACAGCTTCCAGCAGGTGGAGGAGAAGATGAAAATGGAAGAAGTCGAGGATAAAGAGTTTGACTATTTCCTCAGCAACGTCACGGAGAAGACGTGTCAGACCTGCTTCAAGAAGGACCAGTGCTGGGCGAGGAATTTCGATAAAACCTACAATATGATGAAAGAGGTCATGACTGAATACGACCAGGGCAGGGTACCGCTGTCTTCCCGATTGTCAAGAGAGGTGGAGAAGCACTGTACAAGGGAGAAAAAGCTGAAAGAGACCATCTATCAGGAGCTGACGTTCTATCAGGCGAATCTGAAGCTGAAGAAGCAGGTGCAGGAAAGCAGGAAGCTTGTGGCCGATCAGTTGCTCGGAGTCTCGGAAGTCATGGGCAACTTTGCGAAGGAGATCCAACGCGAGAGGGAGAACCATTATCTGCAGGAAGAGCAGATCCTGGCGAGCATCGGCGAGTTCGGAATTGAAATTGATCATATTGAAATTTATAACCTTGAACAGGGGAACGTTGATATCGATATGGTGATCCCGTACTCCGGCGGGCACGGTGAAGGAGAAAAATTGATTGCTCCGATGCTGTCGGATATCCTTGGCGAAAACATCGTCGTACAAAAAGAGGACTGTTCCCAATTCCCCAATGGGCAGTGCCATGTCACCTTCCAATCAGCGAAGAAATTCGTAGTGGACACAGGTGTGTCCCATGCAGCCAAAGGGGGAGGTCTGGTTTCAGGAGACAGCTACTCCATGATCGAGCTCGGAAGGGGCAAGTATGCCGTCGCCATCAGTGATGGGATGGGGAACGGGGAACGGGCCCACTATGAGAGCAACGAGACGCTCAGGCTCCTTAAAAAGATCCTTGAATCCGGAATCGAAGAGCAGGTCGCCATCAAGTCGATCAACTCGATCCTATCCCTGCGGACGAATGACGAGATCTTTTCGACACTGGATCTTGCCATGATCGACCTACAGAATGCTTCATCCCGTTTCCTGAAGATCGGATCGACACCGAGCTTCATCAAAAGGAATGACCAAATCATGAAGATTGAAGCGAGCAACCTTCCCATGGGGATGCTGCAGCAGGATTTCGACGTGGATGTCGTCTCCGAGCAACTGAAGGCAGGGGACCTTTTGATCATGATGAGTGACGGGGCATTCGAAGGACCGAAGCACGTGGAGAACTACGATGTATGGATGAAACGGAAGATCAAAGAGCTGCAGACCGATGAGCCTCAGGAAGTGGCTGATATCCTCATGGAAGAAGTGATCCGCTCGAGCTCGGGCATGATCGATGACGATATGACGATCGTCGTCTCCAAGATCAATCATAATATCCCGAAATGGTCATCGATCCCGATCCAGAAGAGCAGGCAGAAAAAGCAGATTTCCTGA